In Rutidosis leptorrhynchoides isolate AG116_Rl617_1_P2 chromosome 2, CSIRO_AGI_Rlap_v1, whole genome shotgun sequence, one genomic interval encodes:
- the LOC139890467 gene encoding uncharacterized protein: MDSWSSQTSSRQQPSSLYAFLNRFPVIFTDTMLSLYFRYCGLSKSMVHLDDNETTMHIWAVNTHNLSRNKPNLVLIHGFGGNSKWQFIFQVRQLTQYFNVYIPDLVFFGESYTTKSDRSISFQAKCVCDVLKKMRVYKYSVYAISYGGFVAYKMAEEMQVVEKLVIVSSGIVFKDGDDDRKLDHVKKTGRNVVDLLVPKTPDDLRILCRMSIHNYNIIGNLFPDFILWGFIHVDCCKKEKEELVHQLLNDKPNVDLHVLTQETLLVWGEKDSVFPVEWAYQLHRHLGEKSKLEIIKEVGHAINFEAPYSLNQLIICFVLGSN, from the exons ATGGATTCCTGGTCCTCACAAACCTCCTCACGACAACAACCTTCTTCATTATATGCATTCCTTAACCGATTTCCAGTCATCTTCACCGATACCATGTTGTCTCTTTACTTCCGCTACTGCGGCCTTTCCAAATCCATGGTCCACCTCGATGACAACGAAACCACAATGCATATCTGGGCAGTCAACACCCACAACCTCAGCCGCAACAAACCAAACCTCGTACTCATTCATGGATTTGGCGGAAATTCCAAGTGGCAGTTCATTTTTCAA GTACGTCAGTTGACGCAATATTTCAACGTGTACATACCAGATCTAGTATTTTTTGGGGAATCATACACTACCAAATCGGATCGTAGCATTAGTTTTCAAGCAAAATGTGTGTGCGACGTGCTCAAGAAAATGAGAGTGTACAAGTATTCGGTGTATGCAATCAGTTATGGTGGATTTGTTGCATACAAGATGGCGGAGGAAATGCAGGTGGTGGAGAAACTAGTGATTGTAAGCAGCGGAATTGTTTTTAAAGATGGCGATGATGATCGAAAATTAGATCATGTGAAAAAGACAGGGCGGAACGTGGTGGATTTGTTGGTACCCAAAACCCCTGACGATTTACGAATCTTGTGTCGGATGTCGATTCATAACTATAATATCATCGGTAACTTGTTTCCGGATTTCATTCTTTGGGGATTTATTCAT GTTGATTGTTGCAAAAAGGAGAAAGAAGAACTGGTGCATCAATTACTCAACGACAAACCCAACGTTGATCTTCATGTTCTTACCCAG GAAACGCTTCTGGTGTGGGGTGAAAAGGATAGTGTGTTTCCAGTTGAATGGGCATATCAGCTACATAG GCATTTGGGTGAAAAATCGAAGCTGGAGATAATAAAGGAGGTAGGACATGCTATAAATTTTGAAGCTCCATACTCACTCAATCAATTAATCATATGTTTTGTGTTAGGctctaattaa